A genomic window from Deltaproteobacteria bacterium includes:
- a CDS encoding biopolymer transporter ExbD, with protein MDLHFDTRKRLPIELDIAPLIDVVFLLLIFFMLTSTMVVPEAIELNLPASESATQSESTAVVISVSQSGELLLNDKKTNLDSLQNEVKTLLSNSTKEITLKSDSKVDIQKIVEVMDKIRLAGGTNIALATVPSDQ; from the coding sequence ATGGATTTACACTTTGACACCAGAAAGCGCCTGCCAATCGAACTGGACATAGCTCCATTAATAGACGTAGTCTTTCTGCTTCTAATATTTTTCATGCTTACTAGCACTATGGTAGTTCCCGAAGCTATCGAGTTAAATCTTCCGGCATCTGAATCCGCTACGCAGAGCGAGAGTACGGCGGTAGTTATTTCTGTATCTCAAAGCGGAGAACTCTTATTAAACGACAAGAAGACCAATCTAGACTCATTGCAAAATGAAGTTAAAACTTTACTTAGCAACAGCACCAAAGAAATCACGCTTAAATCGGACTCTAAAGTCGACATTCAAAAAATTGTTGAAGTCATGGACAAAATAAGATTAGCCGGTGGAACCAACATAGCCCTGGCCACCGTTCCTAGCGACCAGTGA